The DNA segment CATCAAGGGTAGCAAAAAATGATTCGCTTTGATGATCGAAGGGCTCACTTAGCTGCAAACGCATTTCCTGATAATTGCTGTATCCGATTTTTTTTGTGAATCTGGAAATCGCAGACATGGAAACGTCAATATCCCCAGCCAGCTCCTGAATGGAATAGTGTCTGGCAGCTGCCGCATGTTCCAGCAGATAATCTGCAATTTTTTTTTCTGTTTTACTCAAACCGTAATAATGTCCCTTTACCCGTCCTGCAAATTCCATACTCATAACGCCACCCCGCTTTATTAGTTATATTATAACAGAAAATGTATAGATAAGAATAGCTTATTGGAAAATATTTTCATAGTTTGGAAATTAATTTTAATTTAAAACTGATAGAATGAAAATACAATTCCTCTATATTTATTTATAGAATACTTTCTTTTTCACGCAATGATAAATAAAATGTAGTTCATTTTTAACATAATATGTAATAAACATGAATATAATAGGCTAAACAGCATGCTCTTCAGGCTGGAATTAAAATGATTACAAGTATCTAGCCAGTATATAAACATTTCATAAAATGGAAATTATTTGCAAAATATTATTGACTTATTGGAAATTATTTTTATAATAGATGGTGTAAGCGCTATCGGACATGTCAGAGCTTCACCAAAGAAGGAGATGAAGAAATGGAAACTGGTTTCATTGGACTTGGAAGGATGGGGAGTAATCTAGCCTGTAATATGCATTCCAAGGGGATTCAGGTATATGGCTATGATGTTTCGCAGGCCGCAAGAGCAAGAGCGGCAGAAGCAGGAATCTGTGTCAAAGACAGCCTGCAGAAGCTGATAGCTGCACTGCATGCCCCGCGTATTATCTGGCTGATGCTACCTGCCGGAGCTGCAACAGAGGATATGATAAAGCGGCTATCCGAAGTTCTCTCACATGGGGATTTTGTCATAGATGGGGGAAATTCGTTTTATCAGGATTCCATCAGGAATTATGAATTTCTGAAAAAGAAAAACATACATTTCTATGATGCAGGAACCTCAGGGGGTGTTCTGGGGGCACGACAGGGTGCTAACCTTATGATCGGAGGTGAAGAGGAGCATTTTCACACGATTGAGAAGCTGTTTCAATGCATAGCACAGGAACAGGGCTATCTGTATACCGGGGAAGCAGGCAGCGGACATTATCTGAAAATGGTGCACAATGGCATAGAATATGGAATGATGGAGGCGATTGGTGAAGGCTTTGAGCTTTTACAGCACGGCCCGTTTCCTTATGACAATGCACAGGTGGCTAAGCTGTGGAACCATGGCTCTGTTATTCGCAGCTGGCTGATGGAGCTGGCAGAGGAGGCATTTCAGGATGATGTGAATCTGGAAGCTGTAAAGGGTGTTATGTATGCATCCGGTGAAGGTCAGTGGACTGTGGAGGAGGCAATGCGTTGTCAGGTTGCTGTGCCCGTCATAGCAGCTGCACTGATGATGCGGTATCGCTCAATGTATGAGGATACCTTTACCGGAAAGGTAGTCGCATCCCTGCGAAAGGGATTTGGCGGTCATAAAACCGCACAATGATGTACACATTCAAGGAGGCAGAAAAATGCAAATCACGATTGTACAGGCAGTAGTAATTTCCATCTGGATCGGTCTGGTCATGTCACGTTCATTCCTGGGTGGAGCCACAACGACACTTCGCTTTACCCCGATGATGACTGGTCTGATCGTCGGTATCGTATTTGGCCGTGTTGGCGAAGCTATGATTATCACCGCAGCCATTCAGTTGATTTATATGGGCGTCTTTTCACCGGGAGGGCAGATGCCTTCAGAACCGGCCATCGCTGCAGCTATCGCCGTACCGGTTGCATTGCTTGGGGACATGAAGCCGGAAGCAGCTATCGCTGTTGCTGTACCTGTAGGACTTCTGGGATCCTATCTCTATCAGTTTCGCTTTTTCGTCAACACCTTTGTCATGCAGAAATTTACGGATAAATACGCAAAGAGCGCCAATGATAAAATGTTAACGGTATCCATCATTCTGATTCCGATTCTCGTAGCCTTCCTCATCTTTGTACCATTCATGTTTGTATCTCTTTACTATGGTGCACCGGTAATCGCAGATATCGTACAATCCACATCCGGCAGCATTATCTTCCATATTCTGGAGGTCATCGGCGGTGGTCTGGCATCCATCGGTATCGCCGTTACCATCTATGTTATCGGAAAGAAGAATTACAT comes from the Erysipelotrichaceae bacterium 66202529 genome and includes:
- a CDS encoding PTS sugar transporter subunit IIC → MQITIVQAVVISIWIGLVMSRSFLGGATTTLRFTPMMTGLIVGIVFGRVGEAMIITAAIQLIYMGVFSPGGQMPSEPAIAAAIAVPVALLGDMKPEAAIAVAVPVGLLGSYLYQFRFFVNTFVMQKFTDKYAKSANDKMLTVSIILIPILVAFLIFVPFMFVSLYYGAPVIADIVQSTSGSIIFHILEVIGGGLASIGIAVTIYVIGKKNYIAFFLLAYFVAVVLKSLNITMITYAIIGTIIAFIFVLSKTEAVSMFSATGIAAAEDEEEDDY
- the gnd gene encoding decarboxylating 6-phosphogluconate dehydrogenase, which codes for METGFIGLGRMGSNLACNMHSKGIQVYGYDVSQAARARAAEAGICVKDSLQKLIAALHAPRIIWLMLPAGAATEDMIKRLSEVLSHGDFVIDGGNSFYQDSIRNYEFLKKKNIHFYDAGTSGGVLGARQGANLMIGGEEEHFHTIEKLFQCIAQEQGYLYTGEAGSGHYLKMVHNGIEYGMMEAIGEGFELLQHGPFPYDNAQVAKLWNHGSVIRSWLMELAEEAFQDDVNLEAVKGVMYASGEGQWTVEEAMRCQVAVPVIAAALMMRYRSMYEDTFTGKVVASLRKGFGGHKTAQ